In Malus sylvestris chromosome 16, drMalSylv7.2, whole genome shotgun sequence, the following are encoded in one genomic region:
- the LOC126606854 gene encoding protein NPGR2-like isoform X2 has translation MRTKKWMSKRRFSIKGRLEKILKCIRSGEQLRVDEVPHSSDSLATRDYSASGGTGCSTRTGEVETKVDNSNIEEAESSLRESGYLNYEEARALLGRLEYQKGNTEAALHVFEGIDIAGVIPKMKVSISRGCETNRRCSQSDSVPPMSMHAVSLLLEAIFLKAKSLQGLGRLGEAAQSCKLILDTVESALPDGLPENFASDCKLQETVGKAVELLPELWILAGAPQEAILSYRQALLYRWNLDIELASKMEKEFAVFLLYSGCDANPPNLCSQMESSFVPRNNIEEAILLLLVLLGKFVAGTIEWDPSILDHLSFALSISGKVRALAHQVEELIPGIMGRQERYCTLALCYYGEGEDLVALNLLKNILNNRENIDCILELLLASKICSENLVCIEDGTKYAYKALSDLDGKCSQMSTIANCLLGLSLSVKSRSVTSDSERILKQSEAIQALQTANKITKDRNPYILFHLCLEHAEQRKLDIALYYAKQLLKLEAGSSVKSYALLAQILSAQKRFIDAETVINAALDQTGKWDQGELLRTKAKLHIAQGQLKNAIETYTNLLAVLQVRTKNLGVDKRLLKSRRNHNRSLEMETWHDLANLYTSLSQWRDAEVCLSKSQSINPHSASRWHSTGLLYEAKGLQQEALESFRKALDVEPTHVPSLISAACILRQFGGQSLPVARSFLMDALRLDRGNPCAWYNLGLLYKADARASMLETAECFEAAAFFEEHAPIEPFR, from the exons ATGAGAACTAAGAAGTGGATGAGTAAGAGAAGATTCAGCATTAAAGGGAGGTTGGAAAAAATTCTAAAGTGTATACGTTCCGGTGAGCAGTTAAGGGTAGATGAAGTTCCTCATTCATCCGACTCCCTTGCTACTCGGGACTACTCAGCTAGTGGTGGCACTGGCTGCTCGACGCGGACGGGTGAGGTAGAAACAAAGGTGGATAACAGCAATATCGAAGAAGCTGAGTCGTCTCTGCGAGAGAGTGGTTATTTGAACTATGAG GAAGCAAGAGCTCTATTAGGAAGGCTTGAGTATCAAAAAGGTAACACAGAAGCTGCTCTTCATGTATTTGAAGGAATTGACATTGCTGGTGTGATTCCCAAGATGAAAGTCTCCATTTCTCGAGGATGCGAGACCAACAGACGCTGTTCTCAAAGCGATTCTGTCCCACCCATGTCTATGCATGCTGTTAGTTTACTCCTTGAAGCTATTTTTCTCAAAGCAAAGTCGTTGCAGGGCCTTGGACGGTTGGGAG AAGCTGCTCAATCTTGCAAACTTATTTTGGACACTGTTGAATCTGCATTACCAGATGGCTTGCCCGAAAACTTTGCTTCAGATTGTAAATTACAAGAGACTGTAGGTAAAGCTGTTGAGTTACTTCCAGAGTTGTGGATACTTGCTGGGGCTCCCCAAGAAGCTATCTTATCATACCGGCAGGCTCTCCTCTATCGTTGGAATCTTGACATTGAACTTGCTTCAAAGATGGAAAAAGAATTTGCAGTTTTTCTCCTGTACAGTGGTTGTGATGCGAACCCTCCAAATCTCTGTTCGCAGATGGAAAGCTCTTTTGTGCCAAGAAACAATATAGAAGAGGCTATTCTGCTGTTGTTGGTTCTACTAGGAAAATTTGTTGCCGGAACGATTGAATGGGACCCATCAATCCTTGATCATCTTTCTTTTGCCTTGTCCATTTCAGGGAAAGTGAGGGCCCTAGCCCATCAGGTTGAAGAATTGATTCCTGGAATTATGGGAAGACAAGAAAGATATTGCACTCTAGCCCTTTGTTACTATGGTGAAGGTGAGGACTTGGTTGCTTTGAAtcttttgaaaaatattttaaataatcgAGAGAACATTGACTGCATTCTGGAGTTGTTACTGGCTTCGAAGATTTGCAGTGAAAATTTGGTTTGCATTGAGGATGGGACCAAATACGCGTACAAAGCACTGTcagatttggatggaaaatgcAGCCAAATGTCGACTATCGCAAATTGCTTACTTGGTCTTTCCCTGTCAGTTAAATCCAGATCAGTCACTTCTGATTCTGAAAGGATTTTGAAGCAGTCTGAAGCAATACAAGCACTACAAACTGCTAATAAAATTACGAAAGATAGGAATCCTTACATTTTATTTCATCTTTGTCTAGAACACGCTGAGCAAAGGAAGTTGGATATTGCACTTTATTATGCAAAGCAGCTATTAAAACTTGAGGCTGGGTCCAGTGTAAAATCATATGCTCTTTTGGCACAAATATTGTCAGCTCAAAAACGGTTCATTGATGCTGAGACTGTAATCAATGCTGCTCTAGATCAGACGGGGAAGTGGGATCAAGGAGAACTGTTGCGAACAAAAGCAAAACTACATATTGCACAAGGCCAGCTGAAGAATGCCATAGAAACATACACCAATCTTCTGGCTGTTCTTCAAGTTCGGACTAAAAACTTAGGTGTTGACAAGAGGCTTTTAAAG AGTAGGAGAAACCATAATAGAAGTTTGGAAATGGAGACTTGGCACGACTTGGCCAATTTATATACAAGCTTGTCCCAATGGCGGGATGCTGAGGTCTGCCTTTCAAAATCCCAGAGCATCAATCCTCATTCTGCTTCCAGATGGCATTCTACAG GTTTACTCTATGAAGCTAAGGGTCTCCAGCAAGAAGCTTTGGAATCTTTCAGGAAGGCATTAGATGTCGAACCTACCCACGTCCCAAGCTTGATATCCGCTGCCTGTATTCTAAGACAGTTCGGTGGCCAATCTTTACCAGTCGCCAGAAGCTTTCTCATGGATGCGCTACGACTTGACAGAGGAAACCCTTGCGCTTGGTACAATCTCGGGCTGCTGTACAAAGCTGATGCGAGGGCATCAATGCTAGAAACAGCCGAGTGCTTTGAGGCAGCAGCCTTTTTTGAAGAACATGCTCCGATCGAACCCTTTCGATGA
- the LOC126606854 gene encoding protein NPGR2-like isoform X3, with protein sequence MRTKKWMSKRRFSIKGRLEKILKCIRSGEQLRVDEVPHSSDSLATRDYSASGGTGCSTRTGEVETKVDNSNIEEAESSLRESGYLNYEEARALLGRLEYQKGNTEAALHVFEGIDIAGVIPKMKVSISRGCETNRRCSQSDSVPPMSMHAVSLLLEAIFLKAKSLQGLGRLGEAAQSCKLILDTVESALPDGLPENFASDCKLQETVGKAVELLPELWILAGAPQEAILSYRQALLYRWNLDIELASKMEKEFAVFLLYSGCDANPPNLCSQMESSFVPRNNIEEAILLLLVLLGKFVAGTIEWDPSILDHLSFALSISGKVRALAHQVEELIPGIMGRQERYCTLALCYYGEEHAEQRKLDIALYYAKQLLKLEAGSSVKSYALLAQILSAQKRFIDAETVINAALDQTGKWDQGELLRTKAKLHIAQGQLKNAIETYTNLLAVLQVRTKNLGVDKRLLKSRRNHNRSLEMETWHDLANLYTSLSQWRDAEVCLSKSQSINPHSASRWHSTENLKRVKSHSLLLLGGLLYEAKGLQQEALESFRKALDVEPTHVPSLISAACILRQFGGQSLPVARSFLMDALRLDRGNPCAWYNLGLLYKADARASMLETAECFEAAAFFEEHAPIEPFR encoded by the exons ATGAGAACTAAGAAGTGGATGAGTAAGAGAAGATTCAGCATTAAAGGGAGGTTGGAAAAAATTCTAAAGTGTATACGTTCCGGTGAGCAGTTAAGGGTAGATGAAGTTCCTCATTCATCCGACTCCCTTGCTACTCGGGACTACTCAGCTAGTGGTGGCACTGGCTGCTCGACGCGGACGGGTGAGGTAGAAACAAAGGTGGATAACAGCAATATCGAAGAAGCTGAGTCGTCTCTGCGAGAGAGTGGTTATTTGAACTATGAG GAAGCAAGAGCTCTATTAGGAAGGCTTGAGTATCAAAAAGGTAACACAGAAGCTGCTCTTCATGTATTTGAAGGAATTGACATTGCTGGTGTGATTCCCAAGATGAAAGTCTCCATTTCTCGAGGATGCGAGACCAACAGACGCTGTTCTCAAAGCGATTCTGTCCCACCCATGTCTATGCATGCTGTTAGTTTACTCCTTGAAGCTATTTTTCTCAAAGCAAAGTCGTTGCAGGGCCTTGGACGGTTGGGAG AAGCTGCTCAATCTTGCAAACTTATTTTGGACACTGTTGAATCTGCATTACCAGATGGCTTGCCCGAAAACTTTGCTTCAGATTGTAAATTACAAGAGACTGTAGGTAAAGCTGTTGAGTTACTTCCAGAGTTGTGGATACTTGCTGGGGCTCCCCAAGAAGCTATCTTATCATACCGGCAGGCTCTCCTCTATCGTTGGAATCTTGACATTGAACTTGCTTCAAAGATGGAAAAAGAATTTGCAGTTTTTCTCCTGTACAGTGGTTGTGATGCGAACCCTCCAAATCTCTGTTCGCAGATGGAAAGCTCTTTTGTGCCAAGAAACAATATAGAAGAGGCTATTCTGCTGTTGTTGGTTCTACTAGGAAAATTTGTTGCCGGAACGATTGAATGGGACCCATCAATCCTTGATCATCTTTCTTTTGCCTTGTCCATTTCAGGGAAAGTGAGGGCCCTAGCCCATCAGGTTGAAGAATTGATTCCTGGAATTATGGGAAGACAAGAAAGATATTGCACTCTAGCCCTTTGTTACTATGGTGAAG AACACGCTGAGCAAAGGAAGTTGGATATTGCACTTTATTATGCAAAGCAGCTATTAAAACTTGAGGCTGGGTCCAGTGTAAAATCATATGCTCTTTTGGCACAAATATTGTCAGCTCAAAAACGGTTCATTGATGCTGAGACTGTAATCAATGCTGCTCTAGATCAGACGGGGAAGTGGGATCAAGGAGAACTGTTGCGAACAAAAGCAAAACTACATATTGCACAAGGCCAGCTGAAGAATGCCATAGAAACATACACCAATCTTCTGGCTGTTCTTCAAGTTCGGACTAAAAACTTAGGTGTTGACAAGAGGCTTTTAAAG AGTAGGAGAAACCATAATAGAAGTTTGGAAATGGAGACTTGGCACGACTTGGCCAATTTATATACAAGCTTGTCCCAATGGCGGGATGCTGAGGTCTGCCTTTCAAAATCCCAGAGCATCAATCCTCATTCTGCTTCCAGATGGCATTCTACAG AAAATCTCAAAAGAGTAAAAAGCCATAGCTTGTTACTTTTGGG AGGTTTACTCTATGAAGCTAAGGGTCTCCAGCAAGAAGCTTTGGAATCTTTCAGGAAGGCATTAGATGTCGAACCTACCCACGTCCCAAGCTTGATATCCGCTGCCTGTATTCTAAGACAGTTCGGTGGCCAATCTTTACCAGTCGCCAGAAGCTTTCTCATGGATGCGCTACGACTTGACAGAGGAAACCCTTGCGCTTGGTACAATCTCGGGCTGCTGTACAAAGCTGATGCGAGGGCATCAATGCTAGAAACAGCCGAGTGCTTTGAGGCAGCAGCCTTTTTTGAAGAACATGCTCCGATCGAACCCTTTCGATGA
- the LOC126606854 gene encoding protein NPGR2-like isoform X1 has protein sequence MRTKKWMSKRRFSIKGRLEKILKCIRSGEQLRVDEVPHSSDSLATRDYSASGGTGCSTRTGEVETKVDNSNIEEAESSLRESGYLNYEEARALLGRLEYQKGNTEAALHVFEGIDIAGVIPKMKVSISRGCETNRRCSQSDSVPPMSMHAVSLLLEAIFLKAKSLQGLGRLGEAAQSCKLILDTVESALPDGLPENFASDCKLQETVGKAVELLPELWILAGAPQEAILSYRQALLYRWNLDIELASKMEKEFAVFLLYSGCDANPPNLCSQMESSFVPRNNIEEAILLLLVLLGKFVAGTIEWDPSILDHLSFALSISGKVRALAHQVEELIPGIMGRQERYCTLALCYYGEGEDLVALNLLKNILNNRENIDCILELLLASKICSENLVCIEDGTKYAYKALSDLDGKCSQMSTIANCLLGLSLSVKSRSVTSDSERILKQSEAIQALQTANKITKDRNPYILFHLCLEHAEQRKLDIALYYAKQLLKLEAGSSVKSYALLAQILSAQKRFIDAETVINAALDQTGKWDQGELLRTKAKLHIAQGQLKNAIETYTNLLAVLQVRTKNLGVDKRLLKSRRNHNRSLEMETWHDLANLYTSLSQWRDAEVCLSKSQSINPHSASRWHSTENLKRVKSHSLLLLGGLLYEAKGLQQEALESFRKALDVEPTHVPSLISAACILRQFGGQSLPVARSFLMDALRLDRGNPCAWYNLGLLYKADARASMLETAECFEAAAFFEEHAPIEPFR, from the exons ATGAGAACTAAGAAGTGGATGAGTAAGAGAAGATTCAGCATTAAAGGGAGGTTGGAAAAAATTCTAAAGTGTATACGTTCCGGTGAGCAGTTAAGGGTAGATGAAGTTCCTCATTCATCCGACTCCCTTGCTACTCGGGACTACTCAGCTAGTGGTGGCACTGGCTGCTCGACGCGGACGGGTGAGGTAGAAACAAAGGTGGATAACAGCAATATCGAAGAAGCTGAGTCGTCTCTGCGAGAGAGTGGTTATTTGAACTATGAG GAAGCAAGAGCTCTATTAGGAAGGCTTGAGTATCAAAAAGGTAACACAGAAGCTGCTCTTCATGTATTTGAAGGAATTGACATTGCTGGTGTGATTCCCAAGATGAAAGTCTCCATTTCTCGAGGATGCGAGACCAACAGACGCTGTTCTCAAAGCGATTCTGTCCCACCCATGTCTATGCATGCTGTTAGTTTACTCCTTGAAGCTATTTTTCTCAAAGCAAAGTCGTTGCAGGGCCTTGGACGGTTGGGAG AAGCTGCTCAATCTTGCAAACTTATTTTGGACACTGTTGAATCTGCATTACCAGATGGCTTGCCCGAAAACTTTGCTTCAGATTGTAAATTACAAGAGACTGTAGGTAAAGCTGTTGAGTTACTTCCAGAGTTGTGGATACTTGCTGGGGCTCCCCAAGAAGCTATCTTATCATACCGGCAGGCTCTCCTCTATCGTTGGAATCTTGACATTGAACTTGCTTCAAAGATGGAAAAAGAATTTGCAGTTTTTCTCCTGTACAGTGGTTGTGATGCGAACCCTCCAAATCTCTGTTCGCAGATGGAAAGCTCTTTTGTGCCAAGAAACAATATAGAAGAGGCTATTCTGCTGTTGTTGGTTCTACTAGGAAAATTTGTTGCCGGAACGATTGAATGGGACCCATCAATCCTTGATCATCTTTCTTTTGCCTTGTCCATTTCAGGGAAAGTGAGGGCCCTAGCCCATCAGGTTGAAGAATTGATTCCTGGAATTATGGGAAGACAAGAAAGATATTGCACTCTAGCCCTTTGTTACTATGGTGAAGGTGAGGACTTGGTTGCTTTGAAtcttttgaaaaatattttaaataatcgAGAGAACATTGACTGCATTCTGGAGTTGTTACTGGCTTCGAAGATTTGCAGTGAAAATTTGGTTTGCATTGAGGATGGGACCAAATACGCGTACAAAGCACTGTcagatttggatggaaaatgcAGCCAAATGTCGACTATCGCAAATTGCTTACTTGGTCTTTCCCTGTCAGTTAAATCCAGATCAGTCACTTCTGATTCTGAAAGGATTTTGAAGCAGTCTGAAGCAATACAAGCACTACAAACTGCTAATAAAATTACGAAAGATAGGAATCCTTACATTTTATTTCATCTTTGTCTAGAACACGCTGAGCAAAGGAAGTTGGATATTGCACTTTATTATGCAAAGCAGCTATTAAAACTTGAGGCTGGGTCCAGTGTAAAATCATATGCTCTTTTGGCACAAATATTGTCAGCTCAAAAACGGTTCATTGATGCTGAGACTGTAATCAATGCTGCTCTAGATCAGACGGGGAAGTGGGATCAAGGAGAACTGTTGCGAACAAAAGCAAAACTACATATTGCACAAGGCCAGCTGAAGAATGCCATAGAAACATACACCAATCTTCTGGCTGTTCTTCAAGTTCGGACTAAAAACTTAGGTGTTGACAAGAGGCTTTTAAAG AGTAGGAGAAACCATAATAGAAGTTTGGAAATGGAGACTTGGCACGACTTGGCCAATTTATATACAAGCTTGTCCCAATGGCGGGATGCTGAGGTCTGCCTTTCAAAATCCCAGAGCATCAATCCTCATTCTGCTTCCAGATGGCATTCTACAG AAAATCTCAAAAGAGTAAAAAGCCATAGCTTGTTACTTTTGGG AGGTTTACTCTATGAAGCTAAGGGTCTCCAGCAAGAAGCTTTGGAATCTTTCAGGAAGGCATTAGATGTCGAACCTACCCACGTCCCAAGCTTGATATCCGCTGCCTGTATTCTAAGACAGTTCGGTGGCCAATCTTTACCAGTCGCCAGAAGCTTTCTCATGGATGCGCTACGACTTGACAGAGGAAACCCTTGCGCTTGGTACAATCTCGGGCTGCTGTACAAAGCTGATGCGAGGGCATCAATGCTAGAAACAGCCGAGTGCTTTGAGGCAGCAGCCTTTTTTGAAGAACATGCTCCGATCGAACCCTTTCGATGA